From Aphidius gifuensis isolate YNYX2018 unplaced genomic scaffold, ASM1490517v1 Contig16, whole genome shotgun sequence, the proteins below share one genomic window:
- the LOC122860018 gene encoding uncharacterized G-patch domain protein DDB_G0278987-like has protein sequence MQNLYKKDMDPPSGDDMDNILQISADEKIESDPEILADNDEALVSRKDKQYDNNVPMLEFSECSKPGDPLKEKSKAENNKHNSRKRGSSKHSDDEYISHKRRNVTVRDSSYFNSSPPGTKATESEECSDRSPVHEKSDSIPRNVHRRNFYADYNKSSERIKSHRSSDRNKSESRNKDRSSMHVPANTNSDRRKKNENKSSRSREEDKEVQAQFQKKLEKLENTVKAIEKEVIKMKEIIEKNLNAESLKILEILLKFENIAEENKTKPQPFFDGSGLPSVSFVRRIPDSNNKEIHIGQDIWIDNGSWCNVRNRAGTSESKFIKGLMSAIFTPDEIINSSALGLTSNREKVPEKRPALNPVKI, from the exons atgcAGAATCTTTATAAAAAGGATATGGATCCACCATCAGGAGACGACATGGACAATATACTTCAGATATCAGCTGACGAAAAAATAGAAAGCGATCCTGAAATACTAGCTGATAATGATGAGGCGCTg GTGTCAAGAAAAGATAAACAATATGATAACAATGTTCCTATGCTCGAATTCTCTGAGTGTTCAAAGCCTGGAGACCCACTCAAAGAAAAATCCAAAGccgaaaataataaacataattcgAGAAAAAGAGGATCTTCTAAGCACAGTGACGATGAATACATCAGTCATAAACGTAGAAACGTTACAGTCCGAGATTCATCTTACTTCAATTCATCACCACCAGGCACTAAG GCAACAGAATCAGAAGAATGTTCTGATAGATCACCGGTTCATGAAAAGTCGGATTCTATACCTCGAAATGTACATAGAAGAAATTTCTATGCTGATTACAACAAAAGTAGTGAAAGGATAAAATCTCATAGATCGAGTGATCGTAATAAATCAGAATCACGAAATAAG gATCGTAGTTCAATGCACGTTCCAGCAAACACGAACTCCgatcgaagaaaaaaaaatgagaataaaaGCAGTCGATCAAGAGAAGAGGATAAAGAGGTTCAAGCTCaatttcaaaagaaattggaaaaacttgaaaatactGTCAAAGCAATCGAAAAAGAGGTTATAAAGATGAAAGAAATTATTGAGAAGAATTTAAATGCTGAATCGCTGAAGATACTGGAAATTCTATTGAAATTTGAGAATATAg CCGAAGAAAACAAAACAAAGCCACAACCATTCTTTGACGGATCCGGCTTACCATCGGTTAGTTTTGTAAGACGAATTCCAGACTCCAACAATAAAGAg aTACATATTGGGCAAGATATATGGATAGACAATGGCAGCTGGTGCAATGTCAGAAATCGTGCAGGAACTTCAGAAAGTAAATTCATAAAAGGTTTGATGTCCGCAATTTTCACTCCGGACGAAATCATAAACTCCAGTGCTTTAGGTCTAACCTCAAATCGCGAAAAAGTTCCGGAAAAACGACCTGCATTGAATCCTGTAAAAAT ATAG